A single genomic interval of Pseudochaenichthys georgianus chromosome 3, fPseGeo1.2, whole genome shotgun sequence harbors:
- the cyba gene encoding cytochrome b-245 light chain produces the protein MGKLEWAMWANEQALASGLILLTGGIVGVAGQFRGWQFAAYAIAAGAFVCLLEYPRSKRTKGTSVERTGQYCFTVCVKSFGPLTRNYYVRAFLHAALSVPAGFLLATVLGCVCLGIASIIYLAAAIRGEHWEPILPKKEIARKPDDSMKNPPQNPPPRPPPETRRKRVDDLEGAAYDNPIPVGE, from the exons ATGGGGAAACTAGAGTGGGCGATGTGGGCCAATGAGCAGGCTCTGGCTTCAGGACTTA TTCTCCTCACTGGAGGCATTGTGGGGGTGGCTGGACAGTTCAGAGGCTGGCAGTTTGCTGCTTATGCTAT TGCTGCTGGGGCATTCGTGTGTCTACTTGAGTATCCACGAAGCAAGAGGACCAAGGGCACAAGTGTGGAGAGAAC GGGCCAGTACTGCTTCACTGTATGTGTGAAATCCTTTGGGCCATTGACAAGGAACTACTATGTCAGAGCATTTTTACATGCTGC ACTCAGTGTACCTGCAGGTTTTTTGCTTGCTACTGTCCTCGGGTGTGTGTGCCTGGGCATTGCCAGCATCATCTACCTTGCA GCAGCTATCCGAGGTGAACACTGGGAGCCCATTCTTCCAAAGAAGGAGATAGCCAGAAAGCCAGATGACAGCATGAAGAATCCACCTCAGAATCCACCACCAAGACCTCCTCCTGAGACGCGCAGAAAGCGAGTCGACGACCTGGAGGGAGCAGCCTATGACAACCCCATTCCTGTTGGCGAGTAA